In Conger conger chromosome 12, fConCon1.1, whole genome shotgun sequence, one DNA window encodes the following:
- the LOC133141559 gene encoding phospholipase DDHD2-like: MLRHNAGSDEIVRMDLPSPLFLSMRPHWFYRWQDGTVDTWLPFSSEDSHRLEEAHQACEQGGGVTVATEGARYDVRLPERTRSAVFWEQAPAEVRRCTWFYKGDKESHYTPYPEDFSHRLEEAYLMAVTRNKWREKLVFPSGDTFTLHSLKLITQDQWPNCPLEKIKPRTVKRGLEEIMVNIPEGEPDAVDHLVFMVHGIGSTCDMSFRPLVQCVNGIRSTSLDLLSTHFSASQEERSVGRVEFLPVNWHDALHSEATGVDQDIRRISLPSLARLRDFATDTVLDLFYYNSPTYCQNIVDSVVSEINRVHALFLHRHPGFAGAVSLAGHSLGSLILFDLLTNQKPAPGPEAAGSEEGEAVSNGVSLDFKSLEEGLEGVGLQKYMDLFEQEQLDMDSLALCSENDLKDLGIPLGPRKKILSFVKRRRDSEEVGAGLPLLAPSLQASSCTEGCKYLDIRTGQVKVRYPQLSFQPQALFALGSPIGMFLTVRGLKRLDPNYSLPTCKSFYNIYHPFDPVAYRIEPMMGAPDSEVEAVLIPHHKGRKRMHLELKEGLTRMSSDVMGSLRTAWQSFSQLPIPVLPLVAGGTSTTMDTSDSEQARAEDGQWQPGQTNLWISPLEWPKAVQLNYFSGEQDAFLIRPSPLSSPVIGRPAVMSPGEKVEEQNVQMGMLNGGRRIDYVLQETPFESFNEYLFALQSHLCYWDSEDTVLLMLKEIYGRLGIQPQTALATDSKTG, translated from the exons GtgagcagggtgggggggtgacggTCGCCACGGAGGGGGCGCGCTATGACGTCAGGCTGCCTGAGAGGACGCGCAGCGCGGTGTTCTGGGAGCAGGCCCCTGCGGAGGTGCGCCGGTGCACCTGGTTCTACAAAGGGGACAAGGAAAGCCACTACACTCCCTACCCTGAAGACTTCAGCCACAGACtggag GAGGCCTATTTGATGGCGGTCACCCGGAACAAGTGGAGGGAGAAGTTGGTGTTTCCCTCAGGAGACACATTCACACTACATAGCTTGAAG CTAATAACTCAGGACCAATGGCCCAACTGCCCCTTGGAGAAGATTAAGCCCCGAACTGTGAAGAGGGGTTTGGAGGAGATCATGGTGAACATACCGGAAG GTGAGCCAGATGCTGTGGACCACCTGGTGTTCATGGTGCACGGGATCGGCTCCACCTGCGACATGAGCTTCCGGCCCCTCGTCCAGTGCG TGAATGGAATCAGGAGCACCTCCCTGGACCTCCTTAGCACCCATTTTAGTGCGTCGCAAGAGGAGCGCAGCGTGGGGAGGGTGGAGTTCCTCCCGGTAAACTGGCACGACGCCCTGCACAGCGAGGCCACCGGGGTGGACCA GGACATCAGGAGGATCAGCCTGCCCAGCCTGGCCCGCTTGAGGGACTTTGCCACCGACACGGTGCTGGACCTCTTTTACTACAACAGCCCGACCTACTGCCAGAACATTGTGGACAGCGTGGTGTCAGAGATCAACCGGGTGCACGCCCTCTTCCTCCACCGACATCCGGGCTTCGCCGGAGCCGTGTCGCTGGCCGGACACAGCCTGG GCTCACTGATTCTCTTTGACCTCCTGACCAACCAGAAACCGGCCCCAGGcccagaggctgctgggagtGAGGAG GGAGAGGCTGTCAGTAATGGGGTCTCACTGGACTTTAAGAGCCTGGAGGAGGGTCTGGAAGGGGTGGGTCTTCAGAAGTACATGGACCTGTTTGAGCAGGAACAGCTGGACATGGATTCTCTG GCTCTGTGCTCTGAGAATGACCTGAAGGATCTTGGGATACCCCTGGGACCACGGAAGAAGATTCTGAGTTTTGTGAAGAGAAGGCGGGACTCTGAG GAGGTTGGAGCAGGACTCCCACTCCTGGCCCCCAGCCTGCAGGCATCCAGCTGCACAGAGGGCTGCAAGTATCTGGATatcaggaccgggcag GTGAAGGTCAGGTACCCCCAGCTGTCCTTCCAGCCCCAGGCGCTCTTTGCCCTCGGCTCCCCCATAGGAATGTTCCTCACAGTGCGAGGCCTAAAACGCCTGGACCCCAACTACAGCTTACCCACCTGCAAGAGCTTCTACAACATCTACCACCCG TTTGACCCAGTGGCCTACAGGATCGAGCCGATGATGGGGGCTCCAGATTCGGAGGTTGAGGCGGTGCTGATCCCCCATCACAAAGGCAGGAAGCGGATGCACCTGG AGTTGAAAGAGGGCCTGACCCGGATGAGCAGTGACGTAATGGGGTCCCTGCGCACTGCCTGGCAGTCCTTCTCACAGTTACCCATCCCTGTACTGCCCCTGGTGGCCGGAGGAACAAGCACAACGATGGACACATCTGACAGTGAGCAAG CCAGAGCCGAGGATGGCCAATGGCAGCCGGGTCAGACTAATCTCTGGATAAGTCCCCTGGAATGGCCAAAAGCAGTGCAACTGAATTACTTCTCCGGTGAACAAG ACGCTTTCTTAATCCGGCCCAGTCCCCTGTCCAGCCCTGTGATTGGTCGacctgctgtgatgtcaccaggTGAAAAGGTAGAGGAGCAGAACGTCCAGATGGGCATGCTGAACGGTGGCCGGCGGATCGATTACGTGCTGCAGGAAACGCCCTTCGAGAGCTTTAACGAGTATCTGTTCGCCCTCCAGAGCCACCTCTGCTACTG GGATTCAGAAGACACTGTCCTGCTGATGTTGAAGGAGATTTATGGAAGGCTAGGAATCCAACCTCAGACAGCCTTAGCAACAGATTCAAAAACTGGATGA